CTCATCTTCGCTTAAGTATCCTAAAGCAGTTATATAGTTGCAAAGAGCATCAAGCCATACATAAACTACATGTTTGCTATCAAGAGGTACCTTAATTCCCCAGTCAAAAGTTGTACGTGAAACACATAAATCTTCAAGTCCAGCTTTTAAGAAGTTATTTAACATTTCATTTTTTCTAGATTCTGGGAAACAGAAATCTGGATTTTCTTCAAAGTACTTGATAAGTCTGTCTTGGTACTTAGATAGTTTAAAGAAGTAAGCCTCTTCTTTTGCTAAATAAACTTCTCTGCCACAATCTGGACATTTATTTCCTTCAAGAAGTTGAGTTTCAGTCCAAAAACTCTCACAAGGTGTACAATACCATCCTTCATAAGCACCCTTGTATATATCTCCCTTATCATGCAATTTAGTGAATATATTTTGAACTATATCTTTGTGTCTATCTTCAGTAGTTCTAATAAAATCATCATATGATATATCCATAGTTTTCCAAAGATCCTTTATTTCTCCTACTATATTGTCTAAGTACTCTATTTCACTTAACCCTTTTGCTTTAGCTGTTTTTTGTATTTTTTCTCCATGCTCATCTGTTCCAGTTAAAAACTTTACATCATATCCACAAAAACGCTTAAATCTAGCTATAGCATCTGCTGCTACTGTTGTGTAAGTGTGTCCAATATGAAGTCTCCCACTAGGATAATATATTGGAGTTGTAACATAAAAAGTTTCCTTTGACATTGTATTTCCTCCTTTAAAATTCGCTTAATGTTAACGCATAGCTAATATAGCCAACGAGTCCTATGGGCTTCGTTGCTTAAAAATAAAAAACACCCCTACTAAATAGTAGGGGCGAGTATATTCTCACGGTACCACCCTAATTTACTCAAAATAATTACTCGAGTATCTTAGTAGACATTTAACGGGTCTAATCGTTTTAATCTTAAAAGCTAATGCCATCTCGAATAAAAAGCTCCAGAGCCATATTCAATAAAGATCTCAACGCTATCTTTCACCTTACATAGCTCTCTTTAGAAGATATCTTTATCTACTCTTTCTTTCATCGCTTATATAAATATTTATCTCATTTTAACCAAAATTTTATATAATTATACTCATAATGTCAAGTAAATTCATTGTATTTCTAGCCTAGTTTAAAAACTTTATCTATATCATTTGTAATATCTCCATCTATTTCATTATTTAGCGCCATACTTTTTAATATACCTATAGCTTCTTTGTGAGAGAATGATTTTTTGTATGGCCTTTCTTCTGTAAGAGCTTGATATATATCAAGACAAGCTACGAGCCTTGAATTAAAATCTAAATCATCTGCTTTAAGTCCTTTAGGATAACCTGTTCCGTTTAATTTTTCATGATGATTTGATGCCCATCTTGCTATATCCTCAAAGCCATCTATATTAGAAAGACATATATTAGTATAGTATGAATGCTTTTTCATTATTAATAGTTCTTCATTATCCAGTTTTTTGGGTTTGTCTAGTATTTCTATAGGTATTGCAAGTTTCCCTATATCGTGTAATTTTCCAGCTATAACCAGCTTTATTTTCTCATGATGATCATAATCATAGTTTTCGCACATCTTATGTATTTTCTTTGCCAATCCATCACTGTGTTTTTGTGTAAATTGAGACTTGCTATCTATTATCTTTGAAAATACATTCATAATTTTTAAAATTTCATCTATATCTGTGTTTTGTTCATATAAAGGAACCTCTGACTTTAATGTTTTTTCTACATTATCATCATTTAATAATTCCCAAAATCCATCTTCATTTGATATTTCTACAAACGCATCTACTATTTTAGCATTAAACCTTTTATTTCTTTGATCTTCTATATATTCTATAATCTTTTCTTTCTTTTCATCGTCTACTTTTTTATATTTGAACACAAAATCTATATAGTCTGCAAAAGCTATAAATTGAGCTATTAATGGAATATTATCTCCTTTTATTTTAAAAAAGCCTTTTCCATCGTATGTTTCATGATGATATTTTATTATATTTTTATGTTTAGTTAAAAAGGGAAACAATCTAACATTTTTCTCACCGATAATGCAGTGATCTTTAAATGATTCTCTTAAATAAAATTCTTTTAAATCATCATATCTTATTTTGTTGTTTAATAGAGTTTGAGTAAGACCATTATCGTGAAGTATGCTAAATGATACTGTATCTATTTGCTCTTCTACAGTCAAATTAAAATATTGTGCTAGTTTTAGTGATACATAAGCAACTCTCTTTAAATGGTTTGTCTCTACCGACAATATATCTATTTCTATAAAATCTAATACTTTAGATATACTAATCAAAAAATCATTAAACTTGAACTTCATACTTTTTTAATCTCCCCTATTTAAACTTTTATTCATAAATATTATATCACTTTTTGGAATAATTTGTAATCAATTTACTCTTTATTATTTCTCCTTATAGTGTATATCTATTTTATTATAATTTAAACATTTATTTTTGTATAATTTTACTTTATACTTTTTCAGAGCTCATGTAGATAATGAATTCTAACTTCCTCCGTTTCTTAATAATATAAAAAATTCATCTAGTTGAAAGTATAGATCTTTAATCCATGATATCCATATATTCAAGACTATATAATTTCCTATATAATAAAGAAGAAGCAGAAATCTGCTTCTTCTTTATTATATAGTCTTTGTTTTATTATTTTTTTTACTTCTTTTTTCACTAGCATTAGGTCCTTCTACAAATTTTGTACCTACTGCTTCTGTTAAAAGCTCACTTCCATATTCTAATCCCATTCTCTTTGTAGCCTCTCTTGCATTAATTTCTGCACTCTTTTCTACACCAGTTTTATTTTCCTTTTTTCTCCTACGCATAATAATACCCTCCTTTTTACAATCTATATTTTATTTTTATTTAAAATTTCATATATCTCTAATTCAGTTGTCCCAATTATTTTATGGATTATATATTTTTTAATCCAAGTGAATAATTGGTAATAATAAAAAAAGAAGCAGAGATCTGCTTCTTTTTTTATTATTTATTATTTTTTCTATTTCTTTTTTGGTTAGCATTAGGTGATTTGTTAGATTTAGGTCCTTGCTCAGGTCCTTCTGCGCCCATTTCTGCTCCGAACTCATTTCCAAACTCTAATCCCATTCTCTTTGAAGCCTCTCTTGCATTCATTGCTGGATTCTTTTCAGCTTTATTTTTCTTCTTAGCCATAATAATATCCTCCCTTTACAATTCAACAATTTTGTTTTCTTTAAAGTCATATAACTTTAACCAAGTTGTCCTAGTTATTTTATGAATTATATAGTTTTTAATTCTAGTAAATAATTGGTAATATACTTCTAAGCAAAAAAAGAAGCAGAAATCTGCTTCTTTTTGTTATTTATTTTTTCTTTTTAGAACTAGGTGCTTTCCCAGGTGTTGCTGCAAATTTTGAACTTATATTTTCTGCTACAAATTCATTTGCAAATTCTAATCCTACACTCTTTGCAGTCTCTCCTCTAGTAATTTCTGCACTTTTAGTAGTGCCCATTTTTTTTGTCTTATTCCTCTTAGCCATAATAGTATCCTCCCTTTACAATACAACAGCTTTAATTTCCTTAAAGTCATATAACTTTAGCTGAGTTATCTTAGTTATTTTATGAATTATATAGGTTTTAATTCTAGTTAATAACTGGTAATAGATTATGAATTTAAAATTTTATTTTAGGAAATACTAAATTAAATACAAGTTTTTATGGAGGATAGTTTTATGAATAAAAATACAATTTCAGATAAACAAGGTATAATCCTAATGACTATTTTTATAATAGGTACTACCTCTATTCAAGTCACTGGTATTAAAGCTAAACAAGACGTTTGGGCTTCTTTAATTTTAGCTACTTTATTAGCTATGCCTATTATATATATATATGCTTATATTAATAGTATCTCAAATAATGATGATGTTTTTAATGTTATTAAAAACTGTTTTGGGAAATCATTAGGAAATATAATAATCTTATTTATAAGCCTATTTATACTTCAAACTGTTTGTGAGGTCTTAATAAATGTAGCTTTTTTTATAACTACTACAGGTCTTAGAGAGACCCCTATATACGTTCTTTTAATATGCATAATGTTTTTATGCAACTGGATAGTAAAAGAAGGAGTAGAAGTTATAGGACGATGGTCTGAATTTTTCATATTAATATTAGTAATTTTTCTAATTTTTACTTTGTTTTTCCTTATTAAAGATATGGATGTTCAAAATCTTTTTCCTATATTCAGCAATGGATTTAAACCTATTTTTAAAGGAGCATTTGATGCTCTTATGTTTCCTATTACTCAAACTATAGTTTTTGTATTCGCTCTTTCATCATTAAAAAATGATAAATCACCCTATAAGATATACTTTATAGGGCTGTTAATAGGTATATTTTTTATTATATTAATTTCTTTAACCAACATATTAACCTTAGGTATTGATAGAGTTATGTCTACTTATCATCCTACATATTTTTCTGTTCGCAAAATAAATTTAGGTAATTTTTTTCAAAGACTAGAAATAATCTCTGCTACTATATTTATATTAGGAGCATTCGTTAAAATAAGTATATATTTATTAGCTGCATGTAAAGGTATTTCTTGTGTACTAAATTGTAGTGATTACAGATTAATATCAACACCTATATCACTTATTATAATAAATATAACATATGTATCTTTTGAAAGTATAATAGAGTTTTGGGAGTGGACCGGAGATCTTTGGAATTATTATGCTCTAGTTTTTCAAATTGTAATACCTTCAATTATATTCATAGGTATATTAATTAAAAAGAATGTTGCATATAAAGACAGATGCTAAAACCCCTGCCATATGACTTATAAGAGCGCATACTAATGTATGTCTTATATTCTTTATCTTTAAGTTCCCATAGTATATAGCCATTGTATAGAATATTGTTTCAGATGAACCTACTATTGTAGCACCCATCTTTTCTTTTAATGTATCAATTCCTACTCTTGGTATCATATCCTTGTATATAGCAAGTGTTCCACTCCCAGATAGTGGTTTTATTATTATTAATGATAACAGTTCCTTAGGTATACTAAATATCTTCAGTATAGGTTCAAATATGGCTTCCAATATTTCTATTCCATATCCAACTTTAAATATTCCTATAGCTAAAAATATTCCTAATATGTACGGGGCTATCTTATATGTAGTTTTTATTCCATCAAATGCACCTCTTATAAAGCTATCGTATATATCTATACCCTTGTATTTTCCATATGCAATTATTATTAGTATTATAAGTGGTATTAATATGTTAGAAAAAAAGTCCATTTTAATACCTCCTTTGAAGCAGTTTGCACGATATTATACCTACTATTGTAGATACGGCTGTTGCTATTACGGTGGTAATTATTATTTCATTTGGATTAGACGCCCCTTCGTCCATTCTTATTTTAAGCACTGTAAATGGAACTAATTGAACTGATGACATATTTATAACTAAGAACATTATCATATCGTTTGTCGCTGTGTTTTTTTTAGGATTTATCTGTTGAAGTTCCTCCATTGCCTTTAACCCAAATGCAGTAGCACCATTAGAAGCTCCTAGTATATTTAAAGACATATTCATTATCATATATGAGAGCGCTTTGCTCTTTTTAGGAATAGATGGAAACAATTTATTCATAACACAATATAAAGACTTTCCTATTCTATCTACAAGCCCAGATTCTTTAGCTATGTTCATAATTCCCATCCAAAGAGCCATTATGCTTATAAGGCTTATGACAAACTCTATTCCCCTTGAAGCTTCATTCATTATTACCATATTAAGCTCAGGAAGCTTTCCCATAAATATGCTATTTATTATCCCAATAGAAATCATATAAAACCAAATCTTGTTCATTAAAAAACCCCCTCAGTAATTTTATGAAGGAGGCTACTTTAGTTATTCTTAAAATTTTAATACTTCTTTCTTAGATTATATATGTTATTAAAGCTATATTATGAAAAAGATTCCTTAAAAATATTTTTTCTAATTTACTAATATCCTTAATCTGTTTAATGCTTAACAAAATCTTGTAATAAAATTTTAATTTTTATATATTTAGTCTCTACAAAGTGCTAAATAATTACATTAAAAATAATGCACATTTGTATGTCAGCTATATCTTTGTTAACATTTTGACATAAAACTACAAATTTCAACATTCGGAGATTCATAAAAAAATCTGTAGTTCTATCAAAACGTTGACTAAATAGCTGTATTTCAATATGCGTTATTTTCGATTAAACACTTTTTTGAAATACTTATGAAATTATACTTTTAACTCCACTCAATACATCAGAGAAGTCCTCAAACTCAACAAATTCAATCTCACTATCTCTTAAATAATCAGCAAGAGATTTTTTAGCAAATATATAGTCTGCTTTCTTTGATGCACACTTATCAGAGTGTCCATCTCCTATGTATATAACCTTTTTATTATCAAGGTTTATGTCATTAATTAAGTTACTCTTACAATTTCCACATTTTTTACAATCTTCATTACTGTTAGGGTATACACCTAATAGTTTTGATCCTTCAAATTGTAATATATTAGAAAAACTCATAAGACCTTCTATATCATTTTTTTCTAGTATATTTTCTATATTAAAATCAAATCCATCGCTTATTATATAAAACTCTATACATTTTTCTCTTATATAATCTATAAATTCTTTGAACTTAGGATCTATATCAATTCCCCTTACAAATTCTTTAAGCTCTATCTCATTTGTATTCATCATGTCTAATATTTTTTGGCTTATTTCACTAGCATTATACTTTCCACTCATCCACATTTCATCAAGGTCTCTCCACCTGTCACCTGCAAACTTATCTGCCATAGAGTTAACTGTATCTTCTATGGTTATTGTTCCATCAAAATCACATATAACTATATACTCCACTTAATATACCTCCTCAATTCCCCTGTTGTTATTTAAATCTATATATTAATTAAAGCTTACATATTTAATAAACGCTTACTTAGACTTTAACATATAATTACATATTTTAAAAGTATTGTGTCATTATAGAATATTATAATTATATATCGGACAAAATAAAGTGGAACTTAATTCATAAATTAAATTACAACAAGGGGAGATAATATTGAATATATTAGAAAAATATTACGGCAAGGTATTACATACTTCTTTTAAAGTTATTAATCCTTTAAAAAAAATAATAATAAATACGCACTGTAGGGTTCATATATTTATAAACATGCAGGCATTAACTATATTAAAAGTAAATCATTATACTAAAGAATATAAATTCTTTTCAAAGCATATAAAAACCATAAATGAAGGAGCTGTTTGGGCAGATCAAGATTTTAAAAGCAACGGGCATTTTTATCATCCTTATAAAAGAAAAGGAATATATGGTGGCAATAATGCTTTAAATCTTGCAAAGAATTATTATAATAAATCTATATACTTTTGGAATATAAACAAGGTAGACAAATCTATGTTTTATTTAGGTGCGTGTATGCATATAATTCAGGATATGACTATCCCCCAGCATGCTAATATAAAGCTTTTAGATAATCATAGACAGTTTGAAACATTCGTAAAAAAACACCACAATTCAATAAAAGAACTTATATGCAATAAGAAACCTATAATGTTGAGCTCTATAGATAAATTCGTCAGATTCAATGCCAGATTTTCGTTGAAGATGAATATAAAATTCAAAAATATTAAAAATACACAACAGCGATTTTATAAAATATCTAAAAACGTTCTTCCACTAGCTCAAAGAACTACAGCTGGATGTATGGTGTTTTTTTATAATAACGTTGTCAAAAAAATAAGCCCTGATTTTAAAGTATAATCAGGGTTTATTTTTTACGTATTATAAATTTATAATCTTTCCGATAACCTCATAAATATTAATAAACAAAATTATCAACTATTTTGAGCAACGGAGCCCGTAGAGATCGTTGGCGACATGAGTCAGTGCGTAGCGACTAGGCGAATTTTATTCATCTGATAATAAGCCATGGCCCTGCTTATAAAAATTCCCCTTTTGAATATTATTCTTTCTATATCCTACATCTTCTTCATAATAAATATCTCTTTCAACTTCTACACCTTTGTATTCATCTATTATTTCTTTGCTGTTTTTTAATCTTTTGCCTTCTTTATCCATATTGTCACCTCCTAGATAACATTATTTTTTCGTTAAATTTTAAATATATACTAATGTTATTGTGGATTTCTGAAAATACTGATAAAATCTAAAATGTAACTACAAATGAAAAGGATGATAAATTATGAGAAATTTAACTTTACTTACTGACCTATATCAGTTGACTATGATGAACGGTTACTTTAACAAAAATGTCCACGAAGATATAGTTGTATTCGATATGTTTTTTAGAAAAAATCCTTGTAATGGAGGTTATACTATAGTTTGTGGAATTCAGCAACTAGTGGATTACATAAATAATTTAAAATTTGAAGAAAACGATTTAGAGTACCTAAAAAAACTAAATCTATTCTCAGACGATTTCTTAAATTTACTTAGAAATTTTAAATTTACAGGAGATATATATTCAGTCGATGAAGGATCTGTAATGTTTCCTAATGAGCCGATAATAAGAATAAAGGCTCCTTTATATCAAGCTCAATTTATAGAGACTACACTTCTTAATATAATTAACTTTCAATCATTGATAGCTACTAAGGCCTCTCGTGTTTGCTTTGCGGCTAATGGAGACTCTGTGCTTGAATTTGGGCTAAGACGTGCTCAAGGACCTGATGCAGGACTCTATGGAGCTCGTGCTGCTATTATAGGAGGTTGTTCTGGCACTGCAAATGTACTTGCTGGTCAAATGTTTGATGTACCTATTATAGGTACTCACGCTCATAGTTGGGTTCAAAAATTTGATTCTGAAATAGAAAGCTTTAGAGCATACTCTAGTGTATATCCTCAAAAGGCTCTTTTATTAGTAGATACTTACGATGTATTAAATAGTGGTATACCTAATGCTATTAAGGTATTTAAAGAACTTAGAGAAAAAGGTCATGAACCTGTTGGAATAAGGCTTGATTCAGGAGATCTTGAATATTTGTCAAAACAAGCTAAGAAAATGCTAGATGAAGCTGGATTTGAAAATTTATCAATAGTTGCATCAAATGACTTAGATGAATATAAGATAACGCATCTTAAAAATTCAGGAGCTAAGATAAATAGCTGGGGAGTTGGAACAAAACTTATAACATCTAGTGATTGTCCTTCTCTTGGAGGAGTTTATAAGCTTTGTGCTTCTGACGATGGAAATGGAGTTGTTCCTAAGATCAAAATATCTGAAGATCCAGAGAAAATAAATAATCCAGGTTATAAAAAAGTAATTAGAATATATAATAAATCAAAAAAAGCAGAGGCAGATCTTATTATATTAGATGACGAAATTATAGATACAAATAAGCCTCTTACAGTGTTTCATCCTATTCATACTTGGAAAAAGAAAACATTTAAAAATTACTCTATAAAAGAATTATTAAAACCTTTGTTTTTAAACGGAAAATGCGTTCATGAGCCAAAGAGTGTTATGGATATAAGAGAGTTCGCAAAACAAGAACTAAATACATTGTGGAATCAATATAGAAGAATAGAATCTCCAGAAGTATATAAGGTAGATTTATCATTAGACCTTTGGAGTCTTAAAAATGAAATGATAAAGGAAAAGAAAAAAGATAGCTTGTAATTTTACAAGCTATCTTTTTATTTTATATTATTCTTCATCAAAATTATTTTCGATATATTTCTCAGCCATTACTGTAGCAGTTGCTCCATCTCCACAAGCAGTAACAACTTGTCTTAACATTTTAACTCTACAATCTCCTGCTGCATATACTCCGTCTACATTAGTCTCCATATTTGAAGTAGTTGGTATATATCCACGATCTAGTTCTATTTTTCCTTCAAATAATTTAGTTTGAGGTGCAAATCCTACGAATATGAATACTCCGAAAGTTCCATCTTCTTCATCAGCTTCAAACTCAGTAAGCTCACCAGTTTCTCTATTCTTAAGAGTCATAGACTCTAATATTCCATCACCTTTTAACTCAGTGATCTCTACATTCCACTTAACCTCTATCTTGTCATGGCTTAATACCTTAGCTTGGATAGATTTTGCAGCAGTAAGCTGAGGATCTCTTGATAATATAGTTACTTTTCTTGCAAACTTAGTTAAGAACATAGCTTCTTCACAAGCTGAATCTCCTCCACCAACTACGAATACTTCTAAGTCAGTAAAGAATGCTCCATCACAAGTAGCACAATAAGTAACTCCTTTTCCTGTTAACTCTTTTTCTCCAGGTACGTTAAGCTTTCTTGGAGTAGCTCCAGTTGCTATAACTACAGCCTTTGCTTTATATTCTTCTTTCTTTCCTTTTAAAACTTTTATTTTTCCATCGAATTCTACTTCTTCTATAGTGTCTTTTACTCTCTTAGCTCCAAACTCGTCACATTGCTCTACCATTCTAGCTATTAAGCTTGGTCCAGTAGCATTTTGTATAGATCCTGGATAGTTAGCAACTTCATCAGTAGTAGCTATTTGTCCACCAGTTCTATCTTTTTCTATTATAAGAGTGTTCATCTTAGCTCTAGCTCCGTATAATCCTGCTGATAAACCTCCTGGTCCAGCTCCTATTACTATTAAATCATATACCATAGACATAAGTTTCATCTCCCTTTAATATATTAAAAATTACGAATTTTTTAATTATATGGATACTTTTGTTTATATCCCTTTATATTATTTTTTTATTTTTCTGTTCTTTATAGCTTTCATTAACTGCATCAAGGTCTTCATTCTTAAGCTCTTTAAACAATGATATACATCCTAAAATCATTATTATAGCAAACGGGAATGCTGCTGCTATAGATGCTGTTTGAAGAGTTGAAAGCCCTCCTCCTAAAAGTAATGCAAATGCCATTGAAGATTGTATAACTCCCCAAGTTACCTTTCTCTTAGTTGATGGATTTAAATCTCCATTAGAAGACATCATACCTAAAACAAAAGTAGCTGAGTCTGCTGATGTAACGAAGAATGTACAAAGCAGTATAACTGCAACTAAAGATATAATACTTCCAAGTGGATAATGAGCCATTACAACAAAGAATGCTGTTTCTGTAACTTTTACAGCTTCTGTTGCTATATCAAGTCCTAAGTTAACGCCTAATGTTCCAAATACTGCGAACCAAATAAAACTTCCAAGAGTTGGTACTAATAAAACTCCTATTACGAATTCTCTTATTGTTCTTCCTCTTGATATACGAGCTATAAAAGTTCCAACGAACGGTGCCCATGCAATCCACCAAGCCCAGTAGAATAGTGTCCATCCACCTAACCA
The window above is part of the Tepidibacter aestuarii genome. Proteins encoded here:
- a CDS encoding HD-GYP domain-containing protein translates to MKFKFNDFLISISKVLDFIEIDILSVETNHLKRVAYVSLKLAQYFNLTVEEQIDTVSFSILHDNGLTQTLLNNKIRYDDLKEFYLRESFKDHCIIGEKNVRLFPFLTKHKNIIKYHHETYDGKGFFKIKGDNIPLIAQFIAFADYIDFVFKYKKVDDEKKEKIIEYIEDQRNKRFNAKIVDAFVEISNEDGFWELLNDDNVEKTLKSEVPLYEQNTDIDEILKIMNVFSKIIDSKSQFTQKHSDGLAKKIHKMCENYDYDHHEKIKLVIAGKLHDIGKLAIPIEILDKPKKLDNEELLIMKKHSYYTNICLSNIDGFEDIARWASNHHEKLNGTGYPKGLKADDLDFNSRLVACLDIYQALTEERPYKKSFSHKEAIGILKSMALNNEIDGDITNDIDKVFKLG
- a CDS encoding GerAB/ArcD/ProY family transporter is translated as MNKNTISDKQGIILMTIFIIGTTSIQVTGIKAKQDVWASLILATLLAMPIIYIYAYINSISNNDDVFNVIKNCFGKSLGNIIILFISLFILQTVCEVLINVAFFITTTGLRETPIYVLLICIMFLCNWIVKEGVEVIGRWSEFFILILVIFLIFTLFFLIKDMDVQNLFPIFSNGFKPIFKGAFDALMFPITQTIVFVFALSSLKNDKSPYKIYFIGLLIGIFFIILISLTNILTLGIDRVMSTYHPTYFSVRKINLGNFFQRLEIISATIFILGAFVKISIYLLAACKGISCVLNCSDYRLISTPISLIIINITYVSFESIIEFWEWTGDLWNYYALVFQIVIPSIIFIGILIKKNVAYKDRC
- a CDS encoding spore maturation protein — its product is MDFFSNILIPLIILIIIAYGKYKGIDIYDSFIRGAFDGIKTTYKIAPYILGIFLAIGIFKVGYGIEILEAIFEPILKIFSIPKELLSLIIIKPLSGSGTLAIYKDMIPRVGIDTLKEKMGATIVGSSETIFYTMAIYYGNLKIKNIRHTLVCALISHMAGVLASVFICNILFN
- a CDS encoding nucleoside recognition domain-containing protein, giving the protein MNKIWFYMISIGIINSIFMGKLPELNMVIMNEASRGIEFVISLISIMALWMGIMNIAKESGLVDRIGKSLYCVMNKLFPSIPKKSKALSYMIMNMSLNILGASNGATAFGLKAMEELQQINPKKNTATNDMIMFLVINMSSVQLVPFTVLKIRMDEGASNPNEIIITTVIATAVSTIVGIISCKLLQRRY
- a CDS encoding MtnX-like HAD-IB family phosphatase, encoding MEYIVICDFDGTITIEDTVNSMADKFAGDRWRDLDEMWMSGKYNASEISQKILDMMNTNEIELKEFVRGIDIDPKFKEFIDYIREKCIEFYIISDGFDFNIENILEKNDIEGLMSFSNILQFEGSKLLGVYPNSNEDCKKCGNCKSNLINDINLDNKKVIYIGDGHSDKCASKKADYIFAKKSLADYLRDSEIEFVEFEDFSDVLSGVKSIIS
- a CDS encoding zinc dependent phospholipase C family protein, producing MNILEKYYGKVLHTSFKVINPLKKIIINTHCRVHIFINMQALTILKVNHYTKEYKFFSKHIKTINEGAVWADQDFKSNGHFYHPYKRKGIYGGNNALNLAKNYYNKSIYFWNINKVDKSMFYLGACMHIIQDMTIPQHANIKLLDNHRQFETFVKKHHNSIKELICNKKPIMLSSIDKFVRFNARFSLKMNIKFKNIKNTQQRFYKISKNVLPLAQRTTAGCMVFFYNNVVKKISPDFKV
- a CDS encoding nicotinate phosphoribosyltransferase, which gives rise to MRNLTLLTDLYQLTMMNGYFNKNVHEDIVVFDMFFRKNPCNGGYTIVCGIQQLVDYINNLKFEENDLEYLKKLNLFSDDFLNLLRNFKFTGDIYSVDEGSVMFPNEPIIRIKAPLYQAQFIETTLLNIINFQSLIATKASRVCFAANGDSVLEFGLRRAQGPDAGLYGARAAIIGGCSGTANVLAGQMFDVPIIGTHAHSWVQKFDSEIESFRAYSSVYPQKALLLVDTYDVLNSGIPNAIKVFKELREKGHEPVGIRLDSGDLEYLSKQAKKMLDEAGFENLSIVASNDLDEYKITHLKNSGAKINSWGVGTKLITSSDCPSLGGVYKLCASDDGNGVVPKIKISEDPEKINNPGYKKVIRIYNKSKKAEADLIILDDEIIDTNKPLTVFHPIHTWKKKTFKNYSIKELLKPLFLNGKCVHEPKSVMDIREFAKQELNTLWNQYRRIESPEVYKVDLSLDLWSLKNEMIKEKKKDSL
- the trxB gene encoding thioredoxin-disulfide reductase; this encodes MSMVYDLIVIGAGPGGLSAGLYGARAKMNTLIIEKDRTGGQIATTDEVANYPGSIQNATGPSLIARMVEQCDEFGAKRVKDTIEEVEFDGKIKVLKGKKEEYKAKAVVIATGATPRKLNVPGEKELTGKGVTYCATCDGAFFTDLEVFVVGGGDSACEEAMFLTKFARKVTILSRDPQLTAAKSIQAKVLSHDKIEVKWNVEITELKGDGILESMTLKNRETGELTEFEADEEDGTFGVFIFVGFAPQTKLFEGKIELDRGYIPTTSNMETNVDGVYAAGDCRVKMLRQVVTACGDGATATVMAEKYIENNFDEE